The Pseudomonas sp. TH06 genome has a window encoding:
- a CDS encoding TonB-dependent receptor gives MHYRSRSLVAAAVVSAIWQLPAQAEETSASAENESRLGTVLVTGTRGTSRTVLDSPVPVDVLTAEDLKTAGAADGELGAALQTLLPSFSLPRQSNSGGADHIRAAQLRGMSPDQVLVLVNGKRRHTSAVVNDSSKIGRGTAPVDFNSIPISAIKRIEVLRDGAGAQYGSDAIAGVINIILDDAPEGGEVSTSYGAYHTHQDAIDKTTTDGQNSVTTAKIGTRLGEEGGFIRGGTEYKDRNPTNRAGFDGFADTPGQRNYVMGDGLARDVNLWFNSELPLADGKAYSFGTYNQRHTTGAEFYRYPYEQPQFYPNGYLPQSLGDNKDVSATAGFKGMIGDDWDFDSSVTHGRNRFESSTRRTLNVSLGEDSPTEFDTGDYELRQTTGNLDFSRELRLGERSFVLALGGEYRYENYLTYAGDQASYIGSGADGANGLRPSEESDLDRNVFGSYAELSGDLTDNFFVDAATRWEHYDDAGSKLTGKLSGRYKLTEQWALRGAVSNNFRAPSLAQSGFQNTTSNFGDGGTLTDIRVLSVNDPIARALGAEKLDPETSKNFSLGLTFQLNDRFDASLDVFRIDVKDRITLSQRIGSDALEAFINDNYGVAGVHDVNFFTNAADTSTHGAELVLNYHQPFYEGQLGLTTAYTYNHTKVTSTKGTPSQLTALGIGNDALVGVEETNTLTDAAPKDRFIFSANWASEHWGLLGRLTRQGETTRVFDFGDSQPEQTYGAVWQLDAEVTYKFTPKFNLAVGGNNLTDNYPERSGSAINYGGNLPYDVLSPIGTNGAYYYARATYGF, from the coding sequence ATGCATTACCGTTCCCGTTCATTAGTGGCCGCTGCTGTTGTGAGTGCGATCTGGCAACTTCCTGCACAGGCCGAAGAGACATCTGCCAGCGCCGAAAACGAGTCCCGACTCGGCACTGTTCTGGTCACTGGCACCCGCGGCACGTCGCGCACCGTGCTCGACTCGCCGGTTCCTGTGGATGTGCTGACCGCCGAAGACCTGAAAACCGCTGGCGCCGCTGACGGTGAACTGGGCGCAGCGTTGCAGACGTTGCTGCCGTCGTTCAGTCTGCCGCGCCAGTCCAATTCCGGCGGTGCCGACCATATCCGCGCCGCACAACTGCGCGGCATGAGCCCGGATCAAGTGCTGGTGCTGGTCAACGGCAAGCGCCGGCATACGTCGGCAGTGGTCAACGACTCGTCGAAGATCGGTCGCGGCACCGCCCCGGTGGATTTCAACTCAATCCCCATCAGCGCGATCAAACGCATCGAAGTGCTGCGTGACGGCGCGGGTGCGCAGTACGGTTCCGACGCCATCGCCGGGGTGATCAACATCATCCTCGACGACGCTCCCGAGGGCGGCGAAGTGTCCACCAGCTACGGCGCCTATCACACCCATCAGGACGCCATCGACAAGACCACCACCGACGGCCAGAACAGCGTGACCACCGCCAAGATCGGCACGCGTCTCGGCGAAGAGGGCGGTTTCATTCGTGGCGGCACCGAGTACAAGGATCGCAATCCGACCAACCGCGCAGGCTTCGACGGTTTCGCCGACACACCGGGTCAGCGCAACTACGTGATGGGTGACGGCCTCGCCCGCGACGTCAATCTATGGTTCAACAGCGAACTGCCGCTGGCGGACGGCAAGGCTTACAGCTTCGGCACCTACAACCAGCGCCACACCACGGGCGCAGAGTTCTATCGCTACCCGTACGAACAACCGCAGTTCTATCCCAACGGTTACTTGCCGCAGTCATTGGGCGACAACAAGGACGTCTCCGCCACCGCCGGTTTCAAAGGCATGATTGGCGACGACTGGGACTTCGACAGCAGCGTCACCCACGGTCGCAACCGCTTCGAATCGTCAACCCGGCGCACCCTCAATGTCAGCCTCGGCGAAGACTCGCCCACCGAGTTCGACACCGGTGATTACGAGCTGCGCCAGACCACCGGCAACCTCGATTTCAGCCGCGAACTGCGCCTCGGCGAGCGCTCGTTTGTGCTGGCGCTCGGCGGTGAATACCGCTACGAAAACTACCTGACCTACGCCGGTGATCAAGCCTCTTACATCGGTTCCGGGGCCGACGGCGCCAACGGCCTGCGCCCGAGCGAAGAGTCGGATCTGGATCGCAACGTCTTCGGCAGCTACGCCGAATTGTCTGGCGATCTTACCGATAACTTCTTCGTCGACGCCGCCACTCGCTGGGAACATTACGACGACGCCGGCAGCAAACTCACCGGCAAACTCAGCGGCCGCTACAAACTCACCGAGCAATGGGCATTGCGCGGCGCGGTGTCGAACAACTTCCGCGCGCCGTCGCTGGCGCAAAGCGGTTTCCAGAACACCACCAGTAACTTCGGCGATGGCGGCACGCTCACCGACATTCGCGTGCTCTCGGTCAACGACCCGATCGCCCGCGCACTCGGCGCCGAAAAGCTCGATCCGGAAACCTCGAAGAACTTCAGCCTCGGGCTGACCTTCCAGTTGAACGATCGCTTCGACGCATCGCTGGACGTGTTCCGTATCGACGTCAAAGACCGCATCACCCTGTCGCAGCGCATCGGCAGCGATGCCCTGGAAGCCTTCATCAACGACAATTACGGCGTGGCCGGCGTGCACGACGTCAACTTCTTCACCAACGCCGCCGACACCAGCACCCACGGCGCCGAACTGGTGCTCAACTACCACCAGCCGTTCTATGAAGGGCAACTGGGCCTGACCACCGCGTACACCTACAACCACACCAAAGTCACCAGCACCAAAGGCACGCCGTCACAGCTGACCGCGCTGGGGATCGGCAATGACGCGCTGGTCGGCGTCGAGGAAACCAACACCCTGACCGACGCCGCGCCGAAGGACCGCTTCATCTTTTCCGCGAACTGGGCGAGTGAACATTGGGGCCTGCTGGGGCGCTTGACCCGTCAGGGCGAGACCACGCGGGTGTTCGATTTCGGCGACTCGCAACCGGAACAGACCTATGGCGCGGTCTGGCAACTGGATGCCGAGGTGACCTACAAATTCACGCCGAAATTTAACCTCGCCGTGGGCGGCAATAACCTCACCGACAACTACCCGGAGCGCTCCGGTTCGGCGATCAATTACGGCGGCAACCTGCCGTATGACGTGCTTTCGCCGATCGGTACCAACGGCGCCTACTACTACGCCCGCGCCACTTATGGCTTCTGA
- a CDS encoding LysR family transcriptional regulator: MSHLTHLRTFLEAYRAKSFSKAAEHLGITQPAASMHIQAVEALVGKPLFRRLPRGVEPTEAADELARSVAPFLDGLESKIASLRPGLIKGGTVHLVGPPDFFHAQVAARLAPLLDEGFTLRFHTGTKTRIYEMLEATQIDFAITASMPDEHSHGYAHLLTERMLLVYAPSLLERLGQQPGEEQLRQVPLIAFDEDLALVRPLWTTMFQVAPQLQAALTIPDLRIIKDLVLGGHGWSVLPDYQCADAIADGRLISPTLPSEAPVNALYLVWRKSVIKSPSLLYVRDFLLNAFR; the protein is encoded by the coding sequence ATGAGCCACCTCACCCACCTGCGAACGTTCCTCGAAGCCTACCGCGCCAAGTCGTTTTCCAAGGCTGCGGAACACTTGGGCATCACTCAACCGGCGGCATCGATGCATATTCAGGCGGTCGAAGCGCTGGTCGGCAAACCGCTGTTCCGGCGCTTGCCACGTGGTGTTGAACCGACTGAAGCGGCGGATGAACTGGCGCGTTCCGTGGCGCCGTTTCTCGATGGGCTGGAAAGCAAGATCGCCTCGCTACGCCCGGGCCTGATCAAGGGTGGCACGGTGCATCTGGTCGGTCCTCCGGACTTTTTCCACGCACAAGTCGCCGCCCGCCTCGCGCCGTTGCTGGACGAAGGTTTCACCTTGCGCTTTCACACCGGCACCAAAACGCGCATTTACGAGATGCTAGAAGCCACACAGATCGATTTCGCGATCACCGCGTCCATGCCCGACGAGCACTCTCACGGCTACGCGCATCTGCTCACCGAGCGCATGTTGCTGGTGTACGCGCCGAGTCTGCTCGAACGCCTCGGACAACAGCCCGGCGAAGAACAACTCAGGCAGGTGCCGCTGATTGCCTTTGACGAAGATCTGGCGCTGGTACGGCCCTTGTGGACGACGATGTTTCAGGTCGCGCCACAGTTGCAGGCAGCGCTGACTATTCCTGATCTGCGGATCATCAAGGACCTGGTGCTCGGCGGCCACGGCTGGAGCGTCCTGCCGGATTATCAGTGCGCCGACGCCATCGCTGACGGTCGACTGATTTCGCCAACGTTGCCGAGCGAAGCGCCGGTCAACGCGCTGTATCTGGTGTGGCGCAAAAGCGTGATCAAGAGCCCCAGCCTGTTGTACGTGCGCGACTTCCTGCTCAACGCATTCCGCTGA
- a CDS encoding DUF3574 domain-containing protein produces MPQRLLLAALFVAVAGCASPPPVSVHTKDPASSTLQGDATRPAQAQWTRTELYFSVGSLDGKEGAVSPARWREFLDKEVTSRFPDGFTVLDAYGQWKDHGAKEPERLSTKVIVILHEDSAKNEGSIEAIRLAYKRITGDLSVLRLSQPAQVSF; encoded by the coding sequence ATGCCTCAACGTCTATTACTGGCGGCACTGTTTGTGGCGGTCGCCGGTTGTGCCAGCCCTCCTCCTGTTTCCGTGCATACCAAAGATCCCGCCAGCTCGACCTTGCAGGGAGACGCAACGCGCCCGGCGCAGGCGCAATGGACGCGTACCGAGTTGTACTTTTCGGTGGGCTCGCTGGATGGCAAGGAAGGCGCGGTCAGCCCGGCGCGCTGGCGTGAGTTTCTCGACAAGGAAGTCACGTCGCGGTTTCCCGATGGCTTTACTGTTCTCGATGCGTATGGCCAGTGGAAAGATCATGGGGCGAAAGAGCCTGAGCGGCTGAGCACCAAGGTCATCGTGATTCTGCATGAGGACAGTGCGAAGAATGAGGGGAGTATCGAGGCGATTCGCCTGGCGTATAAACGTATTACCGGGGATCTTTCGGTGTTGCGCTTGTCGCAGCCGGCGCAGGTGTCGTTCTAG
- a CDS encoding MFS transporter — MPFVIYIFTLSAFALGLAEFVPIGLTDVMARSLGVDVEATGATITAYALGATLSAPLFSALTARWSRKNVMLATALVFSVGSLAAAFSTTLTLMLVARFIAGMGHGLFLAVASSTAARLAGPGRAGSAVAVVFGGFTLAMAIGVPISTYLGGVMSWRLVLAAIAVFGAIGFFGLLFGMRDPLPTAADSGSALHSLKALLNGKLLAGALVTVLGYAGSFVAYTYIAPVLTEVTGTTAATVGVFMLLYGVMAAIGNVLGGKLTDAWGVDRASAALIAGIVVVTAGMWAFSGSALMMGVLVALLGMFSFAAVPALQARLIGVAERHAPHAHGVAAGLNIAGFNSGIALGSVLGAVTISEVGLSFVGLTGAAVSALGLLLVLSQMSATPRYRAAETL, encoded by the coding sequence ATGCCCTTTGTCATTTACATCTTCACCCTAAGCGCCTTCGCCTTAGGACTGGCCGAGTTCGTGCCGATTGGTTTGACCGACGTCATGGCCCGCAGCCTCGGCGTCGACGTCGAAGCCACGGGAGCGACCATCACCGCGTATGCCTTGGGCGCCACGCTGTCAGCGCCGCTGTTCAGTGCATTGACCGCTCGTTGGTCACGCAAGAACGTGATGCTCGCCACGGCGCTGGTGTTTAGCGTCGGTAGCCTGGCGGCGGCGTTTTCGACGACGTTGACGCTGATGCTGGTCGCGCGGTTTATCGCTGGCATGGGGCATGGTCTGTTTCTGGCAGTGGCTTCGAGTACGGCGGCGCGGTTGGCCGGTCCCGGGCGCGCCGGTAGTGCGGTGGCGGTGGTGTTTGGTGGCTTTACTTTGGCCATGGCTATTGGCGTGCCGATCAGCACGTATCTCGGCGGCGTGATGTCGTGGCGTCTGGTGTTGGCGGCGATTGCGGTGTTCGGTGCGATTGGCTTCTTCGGTTTGCTCTTCGGTATGCGTGATCCGCTGCCGACGGCCGCCGACAGCGGCTCGGCGTTGCACAGTCTCAAGGCGTTGCTCAACGGCAAGCTGCTGGCCGGTGCACTGGTGACGGTATTGGGTTATGCCGGCTCCTTCGTCGCCTACACCTACATCGCACCGGTGCTCACCGAGGTGACCGGCACTACCGCCGCCACGGTCGGCGTGTTCATGTTGTTGTATGGCGTGATGGCGGCTATCGGCAATGTGCTCGGCGGCAAACTGACGGATGCCTGGGGTGTCGACCGCGCCAGTGCTGCGTTGATCGCCGGCATTGTGGTGGTGACGGCGGGCATGTGGGCATTCTCCGGTTCAGCGTTGATGATGGGCGTGCTGGTCGCCCTGCTGGGTATGTTCAGTTTTGCCGCAGTGCCGGCACTGCAAGCACGTTTGATCGGGGTTGCCGAACGTCATGCACCGCACGCACATGGGGTCGCGGCAGGTTTGAATATTGCCGGATTCAATTCCGGGATCGCGCTGGGATCAGTGCTGGGCGCCGTCACGATCAGTGAGGTTGGCCTGAGCTTCGTCGGGCTCACCGGCGCAGCGGTTTCGGCGTTGGGCTTGTTGCTGGTATTGAGTCAGATGTCAGCAACTCCACGCTATCGGGCGGCTGAGACTCTGTAA
- a CDS encoding APC family permease, translating into MASESGQGPGRHLPVFQALLITLGMVITTDILKTAPTVALNVGPEHFYLVWVLGGVASMIGALCFAEMATAFPHPGGDYHFLRMAYGERMGFLFAWSRFSVMHTGWIALSAFMFADYVNAVVPLGQYGSGLFAGAVIAALVLLNLTGKHIGFITQTLLVGLLALGFLSIASAGVFLASQGIEPPAPSVSAVAENTGMAGFSAAMIFVFLAFGGWSDAATLSAEVRDGRRGIFIAMLGALTVLMVIYLALNWAFVRGLGFAGLAASNAPAVELLNRAFGAPGVMLILLMVGIAAIATINSTLLVGARTTYAAARDVPQLRSFGDWDDRHGVPRKALLAEGAVALLLVLFGSFTLSGFNTMVEYLTPVYWLFLSLSSVALIILRRRFPEVPRPVKVPLYPLLPLLFFGLCLYMLYSSVTVVGWGAFLGIAVLLVGAVLLTGLSRVASTPRQALEQTAD; encoded by the coding sequence ATGGCTTCTGAGTCGGGGCAGGGACCGGGTCGGCATCTGCCGGTGTTTCAGGCGCTGTTGATCACGCTGGGCATGGTGATCACCACCGACATCCTGAAAACCGCGCCGACCGTGGCGCTCAACGTCGGGCCGGAGCATTTCTACCTGGTGTGGGTGCTCGGCGGCGTTGCTTCGATGATCGGCGCGCTGTGTTTTGCCGAGATGGCCACGGCGTTTCCGCACCCGGGAGGCGACTATCACTTTCTGCGCATGGCTTATGGCGAACGCATGGGGTTTCTGTTCGCCTGGTCGCGTTTTTCGGTGATGCACACGGGGTGGATCGCCTTGTCGGCGTTCATGTTTGCCGATTACGTCAATGCCGTGGTGCCGCTCGGGCAGTACGGCTCGGGGCTGTTTGCCGGGGCGGTAATTGCTGCGTTGGTGTTGCTCAATCTCACTGGCAAACACATCGGCTTTATTACCCAGACATTGCTTGTGGGGCTATTGGCGTTGGGCTTCTTGAGCATTGCCAGTGCGGGTGTTTTTCTCGCCTCGCAAGGTATCGAGCCACCCGCGCCGAGCGTGTCGGCAGTGGCGGAAAACACCGGCATGGCCGGGTTTTCGGCGGCGATGATTTTTGTCTTCCTGGCGTTCGGTGGCTGGAGCGATGCCGCGACATTGTCGGCAGAAGTGCGGGACGGTCGGCGCGGGATTTTCATCGCCATGCTGGGTGCGTTGACCGTGTTGATGGTGATTTATCTGGCACTCAACTGGGCGTTTGTCCGGGGCCTGGGGTTCGCCGGACTGGCGGCCAGCAATGCGCCGGCGGTCGAACTGTTGAATCGCGCATTCGGCGCGCCCGGGGTGATGCTGATTCTGCTGATGGTCGGCATCGCTGCCATCGCGACCATCAACTCGACCCTGCTGGTCGGTGCCCGCACCACTTACGCCGCGGCTCGCGATGTGCCGCAGTTGCGCAGCTTCGGTGACTGGGATGACCGTCACGGTGTACCGCGTAAAGCGCTGCTCGCGGAAGGTGCGGTGGCGTTGCTGTTGGTGCTGTTTGGCAGCTTCACCCTGAGCGGGTTCAACACCATGGTCGAGTACCTGACGCCGGTGTACTGGCTGTTTTTAAGCCTGAGCAGTGTGGCGCTGATCATTCTGCGTCGGCGGTTTCCCGAGGTGCCACGGCCGGTGAAGGTGCCGTTGTATCCGTTGTTGCCATTGCTGTTTTTCGGCTTGTGTCTGTACATGCTTTATTCAAGCGTGACGGTAGTCGGGTGGGGCGCGTTTCTGGGGATTGCGGTGTTGCTGGTGGGGGCGGTGCTTTTGACCGGGTTGAGCCGCGTGGCGTCGACGCCTCGGCAGGCTCTCGAGCAGACTGCGGACTAG